CCCTGGTGCTGGGGGCGCACCCGCACGTTCTACAGCCCGTCGAGCATTATCAAAACGGATTGATCGTTTACAGCCTTGGCAATTTTGTGTTCGACGACTTCGGCTTCCCGGCCAACTACACCGCCATCTTCTCGGCGGCACTCACGCCCGACGGCGTACGTGAGTTCAACTGGATACCGGCCATCGTGGAAGCCGGCCTGCCGCGCCTGGCCACGCCCGACGAGGCCTCGCGCGTGCTGGCGATGCTCGGCCAGTGATATCGACTCTGGGTGTATTCCAGTTTAGTGGTAATGTCATGCTGAGGCCCGCTTTTGGGGCCGAAGCATCTTTGCGCTGGCCTGGAGACCCTTCGCGCCTCACTCTTTGAGCATTGGCGTTCCACCCATTTCGGTTTATAACAAAGCCCATGAAATCGCTGCCAACCCCGGTAGAACTGACTGAGGCAGGTGTCACCTCCTGCCCGCCCGTGCGCCACGCAACACGGATTGGGCGGCTCCACTGACTGATGACGGCTCAACACGACATCATCGTCGTCGGCGCCGGCCCCGGCGGCGCAGCGGCGGCGCAGGTCCTGGCCCGGCGCGGGCTGGACGTTCTGCTTCTCGACAAGTCGAACTTTCCGCGGGACAAAACTTGCGGCGACGGCCTGACGCCGCGCGCTGGTCGCGCTCGACGGCATGGGCCTGCTGAACGAGCTACGACAGATCGGCTGGCTCATCAACGTCGCAAACGTTGTTTCACCCAGAGGCGACACGGTCAGCGTTCGGATGCCAAAATCAGAATCGTGGCCGGACTATTCGCTGATCATTCCGCGCTTCACCCTTGACACCATCATTCTGGAAGGGGCGTTGAAGAGCGGCGCAAAATTTGGCGGCGGCGTTCACGTGACCAACGTAGCGCCGGAAGGTGATGGCGTTTTGGTTACGGGAGACCTTGACGGACGCTCGTTCTCGGTTCGGGGGCGGTTGGTCCTCGTCGCCACCGGTGCGAACCATAAACTATTGCAACAGATGGGACTGCTCAAGCGACCGCCGGGGATGGCGCTCGCGGCGCGGGCTTATTACGAGAATCTCTCCGGCCTGACTGACACGTTTCACTTTCGATTCGACGGCGTGCCTTTGCCCGGCTATGGTTGGCTGTTTCCCACCTCAGCCTCATCGGCCAACGTGGGCGTCATGCTCTGGCCGGGGCGGGGCACGCAGCTCAACACGCGGGCGGCGGTTGAACCGTTCACCCAGAGTCCGAACTTGCGCCCATTGCTGGCCGGGGCGCGCCGCGTCAGTCCGATCAAGGGTTATCCGATCCGGATTGATTTTGCGACCGCGCCGACGTTTGGCGAACGGGTGCTTCTGGCCGGGGAAGCCGCCGGCCTGGTCAACCCGCTCACGGGTGAGGGCATTGACTTTGCCCTCGAATCGGGCCATCTCGCCGCCGAGCATCTGAGCGCCATGTTTGAAAGCGGTGACCTTTCGCCTGAGCGGTTGGCCGGCTACGATCGTTTGTTGCGCCGCCGCTACCAAAGGTTGTTTGTGTTTTGCCATCGCCTACGCAAGCTCTTCCTCAACCGGCCATTCCTCAACCGCCTGGTCACTGCCGCCGACCGTCACGACGATCTCAAGTTGTTGTTGCGGGACATTCTTCTGCAACAGCAGGAAGATTTCGTGGACGTTTCGCCGGCCACCATCCTCAAGGCTTCACTGGCGCTGGTTCGCGCCCCATAACTTTTCGTAGTGAACACTTCTTCGTGCCGACAGACCGACAGACATCGGGCAACGGATCGAACGGCAACACGAAAGCCATTGAAAGCTCACGCCTCAGCCGGAGGCTCCGGTTGAGAGTCGTTGCCGGCGCTGGACGCTGGCCGGGCGCTCTCCAGCGCCAGCAGTTCTCGATAAGTCAGCGTCCAGGCGCTGGACTGGAAAGTCTCGGTCAGGCCGTTCAGGAATAGCAGTGGCGCGCCGATGACCAGAAAAAAGATTGGGGCGCCTACAATGGCGGCGACGATCCAGGGCGTGGGGCCTTCGGTGAACAGGCTGACGATCATCCCCACCAGCAGCGCCGGCAATCCGCCCAACACTACTGCCGCTATCAGCAACACGATGACGAGCGGGATCGTCACAATCACCCAGGCCAGCCCCAGGCCGAACAGGATCAGGCCCATCACGATCACATCACCCAGGCGCTGGCGAACGAGTTGCAGTCCGCGGCGCATGCCTGCCATCACCCCCAGATTCTCCAGCACGACTGCCCGGCGGAAGAACTGCAAGAGCAGTGATAGGACGATGCTCACGGCGATCCCCGCGAAGATCACCAGCATTGCCAGCCCAGCCGTTAGCACGGTACCGAGGACGCGGGCCGGTACGCTGTCGGTCAGCCAGACCAGCAAGGGGGTGGCTGAAATGAGCAGTAACAGCAGGAAAACAACTGTGACACTCACCCCGAGCAGCAAGTCCATCAGGAAGATGCGCAGGGCCGGCCGCGACCAACCCAGGCGAAATCCCTGGCGCACCCCGAGCTTCTCGCCGGCGCCTTCGTGCTGATCCACCATGCGGATCAAGGACGTCTCGGAGACATAGCGCACCACCGCGCCAACCACGGCCAACACCAGCACGACCAGGAGCAGGGCGATCCCGGCAATGATTAAGGCGCTGATCACCTGTGGAGAGATATCAGGCCAGCCTCCTGTGGAAGGGCCGTTGAAGCCGCCGCCGTCACCCCCGCCGCCATTACTGCCGCCTCCGCTCCCGGCGGTGGTGAGGGCCAACAGAATGCCGAACACCCACAGCGCCCGATAATCCAGGGTAATCGAAAACGCGCGTTTTAGAATTTTGAAATGATCCATTGCGATCTCCTTATCGCTCCGCTTCACTTGCCGCCGACTCTGGCAAGACTCCTTTCAAAACTAGAGCCTATGCTACCCCAGAGCGCGCGCATACCCGCGCCGGAGGCGGCCAAGTACAAGCGGTTGTTGGGCGTTCTTTATAATTAGGGCTAATCTTCAGGGTTAGACCACTTCCATGCATAACGGATAATTAGTAAAAGAAGAGCGACTTCTACAGCTGCAGCAAAATACATGTGCACCCAAGCCTCTCCTGCCAAATTAAACAACATATAAGGAATATATACCGTAGCCACGATTATGTTTGTCCAACGATTTACTTTAGCTGACAAGGCGACGGAAAGGAAAATCATAAGAGCTGGAATTACTACAAAAATCATTGCTATCAGTAGAAAGACATATGAAATATCAAATGTAAATACTTTTCCTGCCAGAATATCTTCTATTGAGCCCGGCATATATAAGTGGAAATAATCTACATAGATGTAGAGAAACATAAAACTCGCCCACAGCGCTGCAAGCTTCATTTTGACACCTATTTTCATATCTTCCAGCTCAGTGGTCTTATTGATTGAATTCATTTTTATTGCTCCTTTTTTGAATTATATGGATGAGTTTCACGGAATTGGACCCGATTGACCGAAACCGAATGGCATTCCTAAACTCATAATAGATACGACAATACATTCTGAAAGTTGCGAACGCCTAACAACAGGATCACCCGGCAGTTTCGTCGGCTGAACGATTATGTTTTGAGTGAGCCGCCCACCAACCGGCCAGCCAGCCCCAAAGCAGAGCGGCCAGCACGGCGGTGAACGCCGTGTCGAGCACGAATAATTGGGCCGTCCTCTGGCCGGGGAACCATTCGGTCTGAGCGCCCAGCAGGCCGCCGGACAGCGGGAGCGCCATCAGCACTAGACGGCTCAACAGTAGAACGGCTTGCAGGAAGGCCCATATTCCCAACAGGCTCAGTGGCACGATCAGCCAACCCGCCTGCCGCGTCCGCCGTTGGGCCGGATGAGGTCGGGTTCGTAGCCGCACCTGAGCTA
This genomic window from Chloroflexota bacterium contains:
- a CDS encoding FAD-dependent monooxygenase, producing MTAQHDIIVVGAGPGGAAAAQVLARRGLDVLLLDKSNFPRDKTCGDGLTPRAGRARRHGPAERATTDRLAHQRRKRCFTQRRHGQRSDAKIRIVAGLFADHSALHP
- a CDS encoding zf-HC2 domain-containing protein, giving the protein MSEHVIAWITAYHDGELYGARLFQVETHLRDCSACRAELEALKALSGLLQKNPAMPARTTPERFVAQVRLRTRPHPAQRRTRQAGWLIVPLSLLGIWAFLQAVLLLSRLVLMALPLSGGLLGAQTEWFPGQRTAQLFVLDTAFTAVLAALLWGWLAGWWAAHSKHNRSADETAG